The genomic DNA ggaagaatGATTTTGAGACTAAAAAAACCAAAccttattcagaaaacaaagattttgtccttcaattcagttcagttcagtcgctcagtcgtgtctgactctttgcgaccccatgaatcgcagcacgccaggcctccctgtccatcaccaactcccagagttcactcagactcacatccatcaagtcagtgatgccatccaaccatctcatcctctgtcgtccccttctcctcctgcccccaatccctcccagcatcagagtcttttccaatgagtcaactctttgcatgaggtggccaaagtactggagcttcagcttcagcatcattccttccaaagaaatcccagggctgatctccttcagaatggactggttggatctccttgcagtccaagggactctcaagagtcttcgtcaacaccacagttcaaaagtatcaattcttcagtactcagccttcttcacagtccaactatcacatccatgcatgactactggaaaaaccatagccttgactagatggaccttagttggcaaagtaacatctctgcttttgaatatgctatctaggttggtcataactttttttccaaggagtaagtgtcttttaatttcatggctgcagtcaccatctgcagtgattttggagccccccaaaataaagtctgacattgtttccactgtttcccgatctatttcccatgaagtgatgggaccagatgccatgatcttcattttctgaatgttgagctttaagccaacttttttactctcttctttcactttgatcaagaggctttttagctcctcttcactttctgccataagggtggtatcatctgcatatctgaggttattgatatttcttccggcaatcttgattccagcttgtgtttcttccagtccagcgtttctcatgatgttctctgcatgtaagttaaataagcagggtgacaatatacagccttgacgcactccttttcctatttggaaccagtctgttgttccatgtccagttctaactgttgcttcctgacctgcatataggtttctaaagaggcaggtcaggtggtctggtattcccatccctttcagaattttccacagtttattgtgattcagtCAGTCCTAATTCATGCCCTTGTCATTTCTCACCTGAACTACTGGTTTCAGTCAGAACTTGACTCAGTTCTCTACACTGCTTTCTTattggctgtgtgatcttgggcacgTTACTCAGGTTTTCTGAACCTAAATTTCCTCACTTATGAAACAAAGTTAAGATTGTAACATTTAACTCTAgaggttattgtgaagattagaCATTATGCAAAAAACAAGTGAAATTATGTTTGAAaactagcccagcatttcaatcTTTATGACTGATACAACTATTTAAGAAACTGAACACTTATAATAGTACAAATACATAATACTTATATTAATATACTATACTTAATGCTTAGTATATGGTAGCTATTGATACTCTATGAAATTCCTAACTAATATCCTTCTCTCTAACCTTATCACCCACTAGTTCCATCGTTACAAAATCATCTTCCCAAAATAACAGTTAAGTCCCAactccatatttttaaataatctgatGGTTTTTTATTACATCTAAATGAAGCCCCAAATCTTGAATGAACAACCAAGCCACATTTTTAACTTCTTAGCCTACCACTTATGAATACTATACTCTCCCTGTAACAATTTCATCTCCCAAATATGTGCTTGAGTCTGTCCTTTCTACTTATCCTCTAAGGCTCAGCTTGGACATATCTTCTCCAGTAAGTTCTCCCAATTCTTTACCTTTTGTGGGAGACGGTCCTTCTCCATTGCTCTTTTGTATAACCTTGTGTTAaaagtctatttctttgcattatattTACCTCATATATGTAATCTTCCTTACTTGGTGGGGCTACACAAAGTGAGAGAAACTAACATAACCTGAGTACCTCTAATGTGAAAAGCACTGCCTAGCATTCCacattatattttttttattattccttgacaggcaaagaaataaatgctaaatatcTTGCCCAACTGCATGACTAAGGTGGAGAACCACTATAGAAACTCAGTCTTTCTACTCTAAAGTCCATATTTCAATGCCTAAACTTTGTACCTCTTGGTGTTCCCAGAACCTGCTATGTGATTTAATatataaaggtccatctagtcaaggctatggcttttccagtggtcatgtatggatgtgagagttggactgtgaagaaagctgagcaccaaagagttgatgcttttgaactgcggtgttgaagaagactcttgagagtcccttggactgcaaggagatccaatcagtcctttctaaaggagattagctttgggatttctttggagggaatgatgctgaagctgaaactccagtactttggccacctcatgcgaagagttgactcattggaaaagactctgatgctgggagggattgggggcaggaggagaaggggacgacagaagatgagatggttggatggtatcactgactcgatggaggcaagtctgagtgaactcgaggagttggtgatggacagggaggcctggtgtgctgcaattcatggggtcacaaagagtcggacacgactgagtgactgaactgaactgaactgaactgagggggaaaaaaaatgttaatgtagTCAAAATGGAGGGAAGAGCCAGTTTTTTGTGATGGAAAAAGTCCCTAACAAAATAATTCTCCAACAGATGACCATAAGCACTGGGGAAAAGAtaggaggaaaacagaaaagctaCCTGAGGTGTCTGCAgcataaacaaatagaaaaattggGAAGGGATATCAAAATTTGGGATAAGGGACCAGAGTAGGAtgagtttttccatttttactcCTTTGGGCTGTCACAAGCTACAGTCATGACATGATGCAGAATGACTAACCCCCTGATAGGAAGCCCTCCCACCTGCTCATTTGAGGACCTGAGAAAGTGAGGAGCAACTTCAGATGGGAGAAATCTAAAGAGTGTGTGAGTTTcatcctgcccaactctttgtgaccctttggacggtagccttccaggctcctctgtccatgggacttttcaggcgaGAATATTCGAGTAGAttaccattttcctcctccagggggtcttcctagaCAAGTCACAGTCATCAGAAAGTGAGGAGCAACTTCAGATGGGAGAAATCTAAGGAAGAGCATGTGAGCTTCTTACTGCCCAATTCTTCgtgatcctttggactgcagcctgccaggctcctctgtccatggaatttttcagacaagagtattgagtaggttgccattttcctcctccaggggatcttcctgactcagggatcaaacccacatctcgtgtgcctcctgtgtctcctgcattgcaggctgattctttactcaTGAATTATGGGTAAGAACTCCAAatcatatatgctgctgctgctgctggataCACTCAAATAACtcatctgaaactaacagaacTAATTTGAGATTTTAACTTCCACCAGTTACACAGACTTTTCAGTCTGAGTTTAACTAAATTAGTTGCATACTAGAACAAAAATTATCAACACTCTTTGGAGGTCTAAAACAGTGTGCTGAGTCCTGACATGTGAATCCATAATGTGCAGATACAACCCAAAGTTACTTAAAATATGAGGAATCAGGAAATTATGAGCCATTCTGAAAGCAAAAGATAAACACCAAAGTCAACCCAGGTTGGAGTGAAGGGCAATCAGATGAAGCAACCAAAAAgttacaaacttccaattataagataaatagcTTTTTCACAACGGGTTTGCCGCCAGGACACAGGTGTCGTGAAAACCACCGTTAAACCTaagccaaaatgggaaaggagaagaCCCACATCAACATCGTTGTCATTGGGCACATAGATTCAGGGAAGTCTACCACGACTGGCCATCTGATCTACAAATGTGGCGGGATCGACAAGAGAACAATTGAAAAGTTCGAGAAGGAGGCTGCCGAGATGGGAAAGGGCTCCTTCAAATATGCCTGGGTCTTGGACAAACTGAAAGCTGAACGTGAGCGTGGTATTACCATTGATATCTCCCTGTGGAAATTTGAGACCAGCAAGTACTATGTTACCATCATTGATGCCCCAGGACACAGAGACTTCATCAAAAACATGATTACAGGCACATCCCAGGCTGACTGTGCTGTCCTGATTGTTGCTGCTGGTGTTGGCGAATTTGAAGCCGGTATCTCCAAGAACGGGCAGGCCCGTGAGCATGCCCTTCTGGCTTACACCCTGGGTGTGAAACAACTGATTGTTGGCGTTAACAAAATGGATTCTACTGAGCCACCCTATAGCCAGAAGAGATACGAGGAAATTGTTAAGGAAGTCAGCACCTACATTAAGAAAATTGGCTACAACCCCGACACAGTAGCATTTGTGCCAATTTCTGGCTGGAATGGTGACAACATGCTGGAGCCAAGTGCTAATATGCCATGGTTCAAGGGATGGAAAGTCACCCGTAAGGACGGCAATGCCAGTGGAACCACCCTGCTTGAAGCTCTGGATTGCATCCTGCCACCAGCTCGCCCAACTGACAAACCCTTGCGTTTGCCTCTCCAGGATGTCTATAAAATTGGTGGTATTGGTACTGTCCCTGTGGGTCGTGTGGAGACTGGTGTTCTCAAACCTGGCATGGTGGTCACCTTTGCTCCAGTCAATGTAACAACTGAGGTGAAGTCTGTAGAAATGCACCATGAAGCACTGAGTGAAGCCCTTCCTGGGGACAACGTGGGCTTCAATGTCAAGAACGTGTCTGTCAAAGATGTCCGTCGTGGCAATGTGGCTGGTGACAGCAAAAATGATCCACCCATGGAAGCTGCTGGCTTCACAGCTCAGGTGATTGTTTTGAACCATCCAGGCCAGATCAGTGCTGGATATGCACCTGTGCCGGATTGTCACACAGCTCACACTGCTTGCAAGTTTGCTGAGCTGAAGGAGATTGATCGTCGTTCTGGGAAAAAGCTGGAAGATGGCCCTAAATTCTTGAAATCTGGTGACGCTGCCATCGTTGATATGGTTCCTGGCAAGCCTATGTGTGTCGAGAGCTTTTCTGATTATCCTCCCCTGGGCCGTTTTGCTGTGTGTGACATGAGACAGACAGTTGCTGTGGGTGTCATCAAAGCAGTGGACAAGAAGACAGCTGGAGCTGGCAAGGTCACCAAGTCTGCCCAGAAAGCTCAGAAGGCTAAATGAATATTATCCCCAATACCTGCCACCCCAGTCTTAATCAGTGGTGGAAGAACGGTCTCAGAACTGTTTGTCTCAATTGGCCATTTAAGTTTAATAGTAAAAGACTGGTTAATGATACCAATGCATCGTAAAAccttcagaaggaaaggagaatgttTTTGTGGACCATATGTTTTGTGTGTGGCAGTTTaagttattagtttttaaaatcagtactttttaatgaaaacaacttGACCAAAAATCTGTCACAGAATTTGAGAcccattaaaaaaagtttaatgagaaaaaaaaaagataaataaatactagggACCTAATGTacaacaaaatatatacaattaaCACTGCCAtacattatatatgaaagttgttaagaaagtaaatcctaagagttctcatcacaagaaaattttttttctatttttttaacacCTACACAAGATGATGAGTGTTCACTAAATTTATTGCAGTAatcatttaagagaaaaatataatacgcaaagagaaataaaaatgcaaataaccaTGAATGTCTTATCAAAAATTATGGGGACCAAAAAGCAGtagaacaatatttttaaattgctgaaaTAAAACTGACAATCTAGAATTCTATGTCCAATGAATATATTCAAGGATGAAAGCAAAAACAACCactttttttataaaattaactaAGAGAATTGATTGCTGGCAAATCTACACTAAAAGAAGTACTATTAAAACAATAACTTCTTCAGACTAAACAGATTTGATTGCACAGGAATACACGGTTCTTTTAGAATGAGCAAAAAAACATccaatagcaaaaagaaaatgagtaaattaaaatccacgttttctttcttaaagtttttaaaatacaaataaatatttaaagcaaatattgTCATGATACTTAATTTCACATGTCAACTTAATGGAGCTATAAGATATGAGGTAACTGGTAAGAGTATTTCTGGGTGAGTCTATGAAGGTATTTCTGAAAGAAGACTTTTAGAGTAGTGGAAGTTTTCTGAATGATACTATAGTGGGTGATACATATTATGTTTGTCAAACcacacagaatgtacaacaccaagttcagttcagtggttcagttatgtccaacactttagaaccccatggactgcagcacaccaggctcccctgtctatcaccaattcccaaaaCTTGCTCacactcttgtccatcaagtcagtgatgccatccaaccatttcatcctctgccatccccttcagctcctgccttcagtctttcccagcatcaggggcttttccaatgagtcagttcttcacatcaggtgaccaaagtattcagcttcagcatcagtccttccaatgaatactcaggactgatttcctttaggattgactggtttgatctccttgcagtccaagagactctcatgagtcttctccaaaaccacagtcaaaagcatcaattcttcagcactcagctttctttatggtccaactctcatatccatacatgactactggaaaaccatatctttgagtagatggacctttatcagcaaataatgtttctgctttttaatatgctgtctaggttggtcatagcttttcttccaaggagaaagcaacttttaatttcatggctgcagtcaccatctgcagtgatttttgagcccaagaaaataaagtctgacactctttatattgtttccccatctatttgccatgaagtgatgggaccagatgccatgatagaGTGAACTGTAATGTAAACTACAGACTTTGGGTGACAATGATGAGTCTATGTTGGTTCATCAGTGATCACAAATGCACGCTTTGGCTGTTCATGTGTAAGCACATGGAGTGTACAGAAATGAGCTGTCCTTTCCACTCCATTGTGCTGTGAACTTAGAACTCTATAAAATGTctactaatttaaaaaacaataaataggcATAAACTCTCTCTCAAAGCACATTTAcatgttctatacatctgtcttctTTTAGCTGTGGGACTAATGGAAAGACAAAAAACAGCAGGTTCTAGCATTGTTAAATTCTCAggattttgccttttaatatttcatttaaagaagCCCTAACTTTGATCCAACcacttaaatgaaaaagaatctgggcTGAATCAGAGgctaaattttatttggaaaagttTTGAACAGTTTCCGTTGTCAGATTCTTTATAAATGCATCCCTTAAGTACTCcctgattttttattttggaaattctaAGCAGAGAAGTGTGTGTAGGCTACTGTATGGTCATCAGTGCTCATCAGGGAAGAATGAAGATGAGGATGAAGAGGACGACAGAATGGGGAAggaagggcaggagaaaaaggaggaaaatgtaGTTTTAAGTATTCTTTTTGCAAGTTTACCTTCTGCTTCTATAACTAGTTATAATTTGATAgcctaaaaataatcattttaccaTTGTCACATCCTATCTTTATGGAAGAGGACTTTTTCATGATATTTGGGTTTAGAAAAAACATAGGCCAAATTTCAATTTTGCCAATACCTTTTCTGTGTTGTCTTGTCA from Budorcas taxicolor isolate Tak-1 chromosome 15, Takin1.1, whole genome shotgun sequence includes the following:
- the LOC128060130 gene encoding elongation factor 1-alpha 1-like, whose protein sequence is MGKEKTHINIVVIGHIDSGKSTTTGHLIYKCGGIDKRTIEKFEKEAAEMGKGSFKYAWVLDKLKAERERGITIDISLWKFETSKYYVTIIDAPGHRDFIKNMITGTSQADCAVLIVAAGVGEFEAGISKNGQAREHALLAYTLGVKQLIVGVNKMDSTEPPYSQKRYEEIVKEVSTYIKKIGYNPDTVAFVPISGWNGDNMLEPSANMPWFKGWKVTRKDGNASGTTLLEALDCILPPARPTDKPLRLPLQDVYKIGGIGTVPVGRVETGVLKPGMVVTFAPVNVTTEVKSVEMHHEALSEALPGDNVGFNVKNVSVKDVRRGNVAGDSKNDPPMEAAGFTAQVIVLNHPGQISAGYAPVPDCHTAHTACKFAELKEIDRRSGKKLEDGPKFLKSGDAAIVDMVPGKPMCVESFSDYPPLGRFAVCDMRQTVAVGVIKAVDKKTAGAGKVTKSAQKAQKAK